The Candidatus Cloacimonadota bacterium genome includes a window with the following:
- a CDS encoding ATP-binding protein translates to MNLAYEHLPEREFRELPLFSCHGPGYCRVIALFIFLLLVTQISGRVVKVGIYMNPPKVYWGESGKPSGIFVEIMNHIAHAEGWEIEYHKDTWDNCLNMLQDGELDLMTDVAYNSERDEVMDFHQTPVLFSWTQFFARHGVKLDSFQDLEGLRLAVLENSVQAKTLRDLLSLSAEGSSFVYASSFDEVLALVRDGKADAAVTNYYFGRQNAKKYGLEETDIILEPATLYFAAKQGRSSDLLGAIDTHLSELKDRPDSYYYAVLNKYSFQSNEYKLPRWAVLISLGLIIALLFSVLAANILRRQVRKRTAELQESNREMEKRIEKRTEELALAMHKAQVADMLKSAFLATMSHELRTPLNSVIGFTGILLKEMPGAVNEEQKKMLSIVQNSARHLLALINDVLDISKIESGQLELHYSHIDLRSLLENAIQVVSVQANAKGLNLLYNPGNAPREITVDERRFEQVILNLLSNAIKFTEKGEVSLSCMVKEANLYLIVKDTGIGIPLEKQSKLFQPFVQVDSGINRKYEGTGLGLFISRKIMNLMSGDITMESEMDKGSTFTVILPLDAGERSCQSQSSL, encoded by the coding sequence ATGAATCTTGCCTATGAGCATTTACCTGAAAGGGAATTTCGGGAACTCCCGCTATTTTCCTGCCACGGACCGGGTTATTGCAGAGTTATAGCTTTGTTCATTTTCTTGCTGCTTGTTACGCAGATAAGTGGCCGTGTCGTAAAAGTAGGCATATACATGAATCCCCCCAAGGTTTATTGGGGCGAATCGGGGAAACCTTCCGGTATATTTGTGGAGATCATGAATCACATTGCACATGCTGAAGGCTGGGAGATAGAGTATCACAAAGACACTTGGGACAACTGTCTGAACATGCTGCAGGACGGGGAATTGGACTTAATGACGGATGTGGCATACAATTCCGAGCGCGACGAGGTAATGGACTTTCATCAAACACCGGTTTTATTCTCATGGACACAATTTTTTGCCAGGCATGGAGTGAAGCTGGATTCGTTTCAGGATCTGGAAGGATTGCGCTTGGCGGTATTGGAGAACTCGGTTCAGGCAAAGACTTTGCGAGATCTCTTGAGTTTATCCGCAGAAGGCAGCTCCTTTGTGTATGCTTCCAGTTTCGATGAGGTATTGGCATTGGTGCGCGATGGGAAGGCCGATGCAGCGGTAACGAACTACTACTTTGGCAGACAGAATGCCAAGAAATATGGCCTGGAGGAAACAGACATCATTCTGGAGCCCGCCACCTTGTATTTTGCTGCCAAACAGGGTCGTTCGAGCGATCTCCTCGGAGCTATCGACACACATCTGAGTGAATTGAAGGACAGACCGGACTCATATTATTATGCAGTATTAAATAAATACAGCTTCCAAAGCAACGAATACAAGCTTCCCAGATGGGCCGTCCTCATTAGCCTGGGCTTGATCATAGCCCTATTGTTTTCCGTATTGGCAGCAAATATACTTCGAAGACAGGTTCGGAAACGGACTGCAGAATTGCAGGAATCCAACAGGGAGATGGAAAAACGCATTGAAAAGAGAACCGAAGAACTAGCACTCGCCATGCACAAAGCCCAGGTTGCAGATATGCTAAAATCAGCTTTTCTGGCTACGATGTCCCATGAATTGAGGACGCCTCTGAATTCGGTGATCGGCTTTACCGGGATATTACTGAAGGAAATGCCCGGCGCCGTAAACGAAGAGCAAAAGAAAATGTTGAGCATTGTTCAAAACAGTGCCAGACACTTACTCGCACTTATCAACGATGTTTTGGACATCTCCAAGATAGAGTCGGGACAGCTGGAACTACATTACTCCCATATAGATCTGCGCTCCCTTTTGGAGAATGCAATTCAGGTGGTGTCTGTCCAAGCTAATGCCAAGGGCTTGAATCTACTTTACAATCCAGGAAATGCTCCCAGGGAGATCACCGTTGATGAGCGTCGCTTTGAACAAGTGATCCTGAATCTGCTAAGTAATGCCATCAAGTTCACCGAAAAGGGCGAGGTATCGCTGTCATGCATGGTTAAAGAAGCAAATCTGTATCTGATAGTAAAGGATACCGGAATTGGCATCCCTCTGGAGAAACAAAGCAAACTATTCCAGCCATTTGTGCAGGTTGATTCTGGAATTAACCGCAAGTATGAGGGTACTGGACTGGGTCTCTTCATCAGCCGTAAGATCATGAATTTGATGAGTGGTGATATCACTATGGAAAGCGAAATGGATAAGGGTAGCACATTCACAGTAATTCTACCTCTGGATGCCGGGGAGAGATCATGCCAGTCTCAG
- a CDS encoding DUF4080 domain-containing protein produces MKKILLVALNSSWSQSNLALYYMRQMIRDLECETRMKTYSLKEPLHQIMEDVYSQKPDVICFSAYIWNRVMLCSLQAELSKILPQCLFVIGGPEAASFQQAQNSYVIIGEGEGKFRALAESAFDPKSCVQSPASIHLKDIPFPYTEGDKTELEDHLIYFECYRGCPYACVYCLSANDMRHQPRFELTKAGEMDRLHKELALLAELKPRTLKFIDRSFNIQKDLAHAIWNYAICNDSDFDYHFEIYPDLLDETDFDILSKAPAGRIRFEVGIQSTNPDVLWQSGRYTDWEKSRRALLDLKTRTRIRVHADLITGLPGEDLASVIRSLNELCSCEPAAVQLGTLKILPDTPMMQIAQERQYLWMDMPPYQVLCSDALSFDDLCLLQDYAHLLSLYWNKEEYPNLWHTLLQKHPADRILSHLKRMHAQKDMPLHSVSKHNREMMMQCLADQLL; encoded by the coding sequence ATGAAAAAGATTCTCTTAGTAGCCCTAAACAGCAGTTGGAGTCAATCCAATCTGGCTCTTTACTATATGCGACAGATGATCCGGGATCTGGAATGTGAAACTAGGATGAAAACCTATAGCTTGAAAGAACCTCTGCATCAGATCATGGAAGATGTCTACTCCCAAAAGCCTGATGTAATATGCTTTTCTGCCTATATCTGGAACCGGGTGATGCTGTGCAGCTTACAAGCTGAACTGAGTAAGATCCTTCCCCAATGCCTCTTTGTGATTGGAGGGCCGGAAGCAGCTTCATTTCAGCAGGCCCAAAACTCCTATGTTATCATTGGAGAAGGTGAAGGAAAATTCAGGGCTTTGGCAGAAAGTGCTTTCGATCCAAAAAGCTGTGTACAAAGTCCTGCCTCCATCCATCTCAAGGATATTCCCTTCCCCTATACTGAAGGAGACAAAACGGAGCTGGAAGATCATCTCATTTATTTCGAGTGCTATCGGGGATGTCCTTATGCTTGCGTCTATTGCCTGTCTGCCAACGATATGCGCCATCAACCCAGATTTGAACTCACAAAAGCGGGAGAGATGGATCGGTTGCACAAGGAATTGGCCCTGCTGGCAGAGTTGAAACCTCGTACCTTAAAGTTCATAGACCGTAGTTTCAACATCCAGAAAGACCTTGCCCACGCCATTTGGAATTATGCAATCTGCAATGACAGCGATTTTGATTATCACTTCGAGATTTATCCCGATTTGCTGGATGAAACGGACTTTGATATCCTCAGCAAAGCTCCCGCCGGACGCATCCGCTTTGAAGTGGGCATACAAAGCACAAATCCGGATGTGTTATGGCAAAGCGGTAGATATACAGACTGGGAGAAATCCCGCCGGGCACTGCTTGATCTGAAAACCCGCACCAGAATCAGAGTTCATGCCGATCTCATCACCGGACTACCTGGGGAAGATCTCGCTTCGGTAATCCGGTCTTTGAACGAACTATGCAGTTGTGAACCTGCCGCAGTGCAATTGGGTACATTGAAGATTCTGCCGGATACACCCATGATGCAAATTGCGCAGGAGAGACAGTACTTGTGGATGGATATGCCTCCGTACCAAGTATTGTGCTCGGATGCTCTTAGTTTCGACGATCTTTGTTTACTGCAGGATTACGCTCATTTACTTTCTTTGTATTGGAACAAAGAGGAATACCCCAATCTGTGGCATACCTTGTTGCAGAAACACCCCGCGGACAGGATACTGTCTCATCTGAAACGGATGCACGCTCAAAAGGACATGCCGCTGCATAGTGTATCAAAACACAATCGGGAGATGATGATGCAATGCCTTGCCGATCAACTGCTTTAG
- the ruvX gene encoding Holliday junction resolvase RuvX produces MTGRIMAIDYGSKRIGIAFSDPLRMFAKAHSVIENAPLNLLVPKLKGLIEQNDAKLIVLGMPYAIDGSDTPKTTETKAFMNKLQELLDIPVISFDERYSSAEAETELKKMGKSWQEARKMVDAMAAAMILKSYLESKDRQ; encoded by the coding sequence ATGACCGGTCGTATAATGGCGATAGATTACGGCAGCAAGCGTATTGGAATCGCCTTTTCGGATCCCCTGCGTATGTTTGCCAAAGCCCATAGCGTGATAGAGAACGCCCCTTTGAACCTCCTGGTACCAAAGCTGAAGGGCTTGATAGAGCAAAACGACGCCAAACTGATTGTCCTTGGTATGCCTTATGCCATTGATGGCAGTGACACTCCCAAAACCACCGAGACAAAAGCCTTTATGAATAAATTGCAGGAACTGCTGGATATCCCGGTAATATCTTTTGACGAGAGATATAGCTCCGCCGAAGCTGAAACCGAGCTCAAGAAGATGGGCAAAAGCTGGCAGGAAGCAAGGAAAATGGTGGATGCCATGGCAGCAGCTATGATTTTGAAATCCTACCTGGAGAGTAAAGACAGACAATGA
- the mltG gene encoding endolytic transglycosylase MltG has translation MNGYRYLSMIAIGLALVGLGFATHELFGARDSMERIVRVDAGDSAETIGIKLEHAGIIQNASAFRLLAKLRGTDRNLKTGTYIFGGHSSLWSAVSRLQQGESQSIKITFPEGLSMHKTFKRIEASGLATYPDLQAAATDTALVRRLTGMQLQSLEGFLYPETYLFPVNSPVDSILSMMTGEFFRKMARAGIEIGQQDDFYNTLILASIVEKEAGNAEERPIIAGVFERRLRLGMALQSCPTVDYILEKRGIRREVLTTHDTQIPSPYNTYQNPGLPPTPISNPQVGSILAALDPVQHNYLYFFADKHGNNVFTTSYEEHQRRQLQLGL, from the coding sequence ATGAACGGATACAGATACCTTAGCATGATCGCAATCGGACTCGCCTTGGTTGGCTTGGGTTTTGCCACTCACGAGCTCTTTGGCGCCAGGGATTCTATGGAGCGAATTGTGCGAGTGGATGCCGGAGATAGCGCCGAAACCATCGGGATCAAGCTGGAACACGCAGGCATCATCCAAAACGCTTCAGCTTTCCGTTTACTGGCCAAATTGCGCGGGACAGACCGTAACTTGAAGACCGGAACCTACATCTTCGGAGGTCACAGCAGTCTCTGGTCTGCGGTATCCCGCTTGCAGCAAGGTGAATCCCAGAGCATCAAGATCACCTTCCCGGAAGGACTCTCCATGCACAAAACCTTCAAACGTATCGAAGCCAGCGGTCTGGCCACATATCCCGATCTGCAGGCAGCCGCCACAGACACGGCATTGGTAAGGCGCTTAACAGGCATGCAGTTGCAAAGCCTGGAAGGATTCCTGTATCCTGAAACATATCTCTTTCCGGTAAATAGTCCTGTAGACAGCATTCTGAGCATGATGACGGGTGAATTCTTCCGTAAAATGGCCAGAGCTGGAATCGAGATCGGGCAGCAAGATGATTTCTATAATACACTGATCCTCGCTTCAATAGTGGAGAAAGAAGCAGGAAACGCTGAAGAGCGTCCCATTATAGCCGGAGTATTCGAGCGCAGATTGCGCCTTGGCATGGCACTGCAAAGCTGCCCTACAGTGGATTATATCTTGGAAAAGAGAGGTATTCGCAGAGAAGTTTTAACTACTCATGACACCCAAATCCCCTCCCCCTACAATACATACCAGAATCCGGGTCTACCTCCCACTCCGATCTCAAATCCCCAAGTAGGATCGATCCTGGCAGCGCTTGACCCCGTTCAACACAATTACCTGTATTTCTTTGCAGATAAGCATGGAAACAATGTGTTTACAACCTCTTATGAAGAACACCAGCGTCGGCAACTGCAACTTGGTTTGTGA
- the add gene encoding adenosine deaminase, whose amino-acid sequence MKIKMTKEFIQKLPKTDLHVHLDGSVRIPTIIDLAKQQNVKLPTMDEKELRKMIVCGKHTESLDDYLRGFDIVNLVLQSKEGLKRAAYELAEDAAKENVRYMEVRYSPILHTHNGLKLTEISQAVIDGLKQGERDFGIKTGVIICGIRNMDPNTSLKLAELAIAFKNKGVIGFDLAGGEYNHPAKAHKDAFDLALKNNLNITIHAGEAYGPESIHQAIHYCGTHRIGHGTRLVEDGDLLNYVNDHRIPLEICIKSNFHTKAVANIQSHPLDFYIDYGLRVTINTDNRTISDTTVTDEYMLAINELGLDYPIVKYVILNGFKSAFLPYKERVRLINQTLKELDEIEESELKTKIQVKENL is encoded by the coding sequence ATGAAGATAAAAATGACAAAAGAATTCATCCAAAAGCTGCCTAAAACAGATCTGCATGTACATCTGGACGGCAGTGTACGCATTCCCACGATCATAGACTTGGCAAAACAGCAGAATGTGAAATTGCCCACTATGGACGAGAAGGAACTGCGCAAGATGATTGTGTGCGGCAAACACACTGAAAGCCTGGATGACTATCTGCGCGGCTTTGACATCGTGAATTTGGTGTTGCAAAGCAAAGAAGGACTCAAGCGCGCTGCTTATGAACTGGCTGAAGATGCAGCCAAAGAAAATGTTCGCTACATGGAGGTTCGTTACTCACCTATCCTGCATACTCATAACGGGCTGAAACTTACTGAGATATCCCAAGCCGTCATCGATGGATTGAAACAGGGTGAGCGGGATTTTGGTATCAAAACTGGTGTGATTATCTGCGGAATACGCAATATGGATCCCAATACATCCCTGAAGCTGGCAGAATTGGCCATCGCTTTCAAAAACAAAGGTGTGATCGGTTTCGACTTAGCCGGTGGTGAATACAATCACCCCGCCAAAGCTCACAAAGATGCCTTTGACCTGGCTTTGAAAAATAACCTGAATATCACCATCCATGCCGGTGAAGCTTATGGTCCGGAATCCATCCACCAAGCTATTCACTATTGCGGAACTCACCGCATCGGCCACGGCACACGGCTGGTGGAAGACGGTGATCTATTGAACTATGTAAACGACCATCGCATCCCCTTGGAGATCTGCATCAAAAGCAACTTCCACACCAAGGCCGTGGCAAACATCCAAAGCCACCCCCTCGATTTTTATATAGACTACGGACTACGGGTTACGATAAACACAGACAACCGTACCATCAGTGATACCACTGTTACAGACGAGTATATGCTGGCCATTAATGAACTGGGTCTGGATTACCCAATCGTGAAATATGTGATTTTGAATGGCTTCAAAAGTGCCTTCCTGCCTTATAAGGAACGTGTTCGCCTGATCAACCAAACCCTGAAGGAACTGGACGAAATAGAAGAAAGTGAATTGAAAACCAAGATTCAAGTAAAGGAAAACCTATAA
- a CDS encoding SIS domain-containing protein yields MIDIIRQAFSDAQRVLESFVKEEDNQKIIARIAERIADAYRSQGKVIIFGNGGSMCDAMHFAEELTGRFHKDREALPAIAISDPSHITCVGNDYGFHQIFSRGVQAFAQKGDVVIGLSTSGNSENVSEGLRQARARECITIALLGGNGGKISGTTDFELIVKADTSDRVQEVHTMILHLLVQLVEYQLFYFPHPSPKLA; encoded by the coding sequence ATGATAGACATCATCAGACAGGCCTTTTCTGATGCCCAAAGGGTACTAGAATCCTTTGTTAAAGAAGAGGATAACCAAAAGATTATCGCCCGGATTGCCGAGCGGATTGCCGACGCTTACCGTTCGCAAGGCAAGGTGATCATCTTCGGCAACGGTGGCAGTATGTGCGATGCCATGCATTTCGCCGAAGAGCTTACCGGCAGATTTCACAAAGACAGAGAAGCCCTGCCCGCAATCGCCATCAGCGATCCCTCCCATATCACCTGTGTAGGCAATGATTATGGCTTCCACCAGATCTTTTCCAGAGGAGTGCAAGCCTTTGCCCAAAAAGGCGATGTGGTAATAGGCCTCTCCACCAGCGGAAACTCCGAAAACGTATCCGAAGGCCTGAGACAAGCTAGGGCAAGGGAATGCATTACTATCGCACTCCTGGGCGGAAACGGCGGCAAGATATCCGGAACCACAGACTTTGAATTGATCGTGAAAGCAGACACCAGCGACAGAGTGCAGGAAGTTCATACCATGATCCTGCATCTTTTAGTACAACTGGTGGAATATCAGCTTTTTTACTTTCCCCATCCAAGTCCCAAACTGGCTTAA
- a CDS encoding endonuclease, which yields MKYNTKTLITLLFALLAFGLWADFYDSVEDLRGMPLYYALQDLIDTNTYSSYDGAKVFLFQELDNNSGTVTCVYTGKIYPIEDDYSGQSNPNTEHTFAQSWFTPETNVKKSDLHHLFITTMQVNSSRGNLPFGNVASTAASDVYYDDTPWQSYRGRDTWQHTVFQVNPHFRGNTARAILYFHTRYGDSLTQGGVNMLDTMIDWHYADPPDEAERNRNDMLYSFQGNRNPFVDRPEFVNRIWNPSPSDDPVVDLVPALRIDNIYPNPFREVLNVAIDAKPGSKISAGIYNLKGQLVYSTFLEDNQRDFSWNGKDGYGNEMPSGLYFIRISGNDGTDIAKVLYTK from the coding sequence ATGAAATACAATACCAAAACCCTGATCACGCTGCTGTTTGCCCTGTTGGCATTCGGCCTCTGGGCGGATTTCTACGACAGCGTGGAAGATCTGAGGGGCATGCCACTCTATTACGCCCTCCAGGATCTGATAGACACCAATACCTACTCCAGCTATGATGGCGCTAAGGTATTCCTATTCCAAGAATTGGATAACAACAGCGGAACCGTCACCTGTGTCTATACTGGTAAGATCTATCCTATTGAGGATGATTACTCTGGTCAGAGCAATCCCAACACCGAACATACCTTTGCTCAAAGCTGGTTCACTCCTGAAACAAATGTAAAAAAATCGGACCTGCATCACCTCTTCATCACCACCATGCAGGTGAATTCTTCACGTGGGAACCTCCCTTTTGGCAATGTAGCCAGCACTGCAGCTTCGGATGTGTATTACGACGATACTCCCTGGCAGAGCTATAGGGGCAGAGACACCTGGCAGCATACCGTTTTTCAGGTGAATCCTCATTTCCGGGGCAACACAGCCCGCGCCATCCTATACTTCCATACCCGCTATGGTGATTCCCTCACCCAGGGTGGAGTAAACATGCTGGATACAATGATCGATTGGCACTATGCTGATCCCCCGGATGAAGCAGAAAGAAACAGAAACGACATGCTATATAGCTTTCAGGGAAACCGCAATCCTTTTGTGGACCGTCCTGAATTCGTTAACCGTATCTGGAATCCCAGTCCCTCCGATGATCCCGTTGTAGATCTGGTTCCGGCTCTGCGCATCGACAACATCTATCCCAACCCCTTCCGGGAAGTATTGAATGTAGCAATAGACGCCAAACCCGGCAGCAAAATAAGCGCCGGCATCTACAACCTGAAAGGCCAGCTTGTGTATTCCACTTTCTTGGAAGACAATCAACGAGACTTCTCTTGGAACGGGAAGGACGGCTATGGTAATGAAATGCCTTCTGGACTCTACTTTATCCGCATTTCCGGAAACGACGGCACTGACATTGCTAAAGTATTGTACACAAAGTAA
- a CDS encoding Hsp20/alpha crystallin family protein, whose amino-acid sequence MKLVPYRRMNEIRPMSNMLSLFDDFFNRVYEDESSDDNFRAMAMDISEQDKEYKILANLPGFKKENVNISVHDNQLLIEAVCEDKKEEQKGTMYRCERFNGSYRRNLNLPENADISAISAKMEDGVLYLNIPKKEPTPKKEIEIK is encoded by the coding sequence ATGAAACTCGTACCATATCGCAGAATGAACGAAATACGACCCATGAGCAATATGCTCAGCCTGTTTGATGACTTCTTCAATAGAGTCTATGAAGATGAGAGTTCTGACGACAACTTCCGGGCTATGGCTATGGATATATCAGAACAGGATAAAGAGTATAAGATTCTGGCAAATCTGCCCGGATTCAAGAAAGAAAACGTAAATATCTCGGTGCACGACAATCAGCTTCTCATCGAAGCAGTCTGCGAAGACAAAAAAGAAGAACAGAAAGGAACGATGTATCGCTGTGAACGCTTTAATGGCAGTTACAGACGTAATCTGAATCTGCCCGAAAATGCCGATATTTCAGCGATTAGCGCCAAGATGGAAGACGGTGTACTGTACTTGAATATTCCGAAGAAGGAACCGACTCCCAAGAAAGAAATCGAAATCAAGTAA